One segment of Chelonia mydas isolate rCheMyd1 chromosome 13, rCheMyd1.pri.v2, whole genome shotgun sequence DNA contains the following:
- the LOC119567954 gene encoding WAP four-disulfide core domain protein 2-like isoform X2 yields the protein MVKSSSIVLLMGLLALWAELSSASGHNVTKKEGECPDTVVEAANCTEECQTDSDCEENLKCCQTGCGWSCQIPNVKPGSCPVVSGGIPLLGLCRNQCKMDSQCPGIMKCCMNGCRKQACVRPNV from the exons ATGGTGAAGTCCAGCAGCATCGTCCTCCTCATGGGGCTCTTGGCTCTCTGGGCCGAGCTGTCGTCTGCATCTGGCCACAACGTTACAA AGAAAGAGGGCGAGTGCCCAGACACAGTGGTGGAGGCGGCTAACTGCACGGAGGAATGCCAGACCGACAGCGACTGCGAGGAGAACCTCAAGTGCTGCCAGACaggctgcggctggtcctgtcagaTCCCCAACG TGAAACCTGGCTCGTGCCCAGTGGTGTCGGGTGGAATCCCCTTACTGGGTCTGTGCAGGAACCAATGCAAAATGGACTCGCAGTGCCCAGGGATCATGAAGTGCTGCATGAACGGCTGTCGCAAACAGGCGTGTGTCCGCCCAAATGTTTAA